A window of the Rhizobium brockwellii genome harbors these coding sequences:
- a CDS encoding PQQ-dependent sugar dehydrogenase has product MKRMSAFHFAAALVLFGAVSADAADTINTQDLAVRVDKLADGLEHPWAVEVLPDGAYLVTERPGRMRIVRDGKVSGPIGGVPKVSAHGQGGLMDVALAPDFATSRKLYFTAAIANSQGSGTEAFSATLSTDEKTLDAVRPIFTMRRFTSGNIQYGSRIAIAPDGSLFISVGDRGNRDRSQNWQDDAGSIIHINADSSIPADNPFKDGGKALPEIWSKGHRNPQGITFDAKDGKLYTVEHGARGGDEINQPEAGKNYGWPIITYGRDYSGAEIGEGTAKEGLQQPLHYWDPSIAPGALVVYRGAMFPEWDGNFLVAALKFQLLSRMQRDDSGAFVAEERLFEGEYGRIRDVVVAPDGALLMVTDEDDGALLRISRAQARNG; this is encoded by the coding sequence ATGAAGAGAATGTCCGCCTTCCATTTCGCCGCAGCGCTGGTTCTGTTCGGCGCCGTATCCGCGGATGCGGCCGACACCATCAACACGCAGGATCTCGCGGTCCGTGTCGACAAGCTCGCCGACGGTCTCGAACATCCGTGGGCGGTCGAGGTCTTGCCCGATGGCGCCTATCTCGTCACCGAGCGGCCTGGCCGCATGCGGATCGTCCGCGACGGCAAGGTCTCCGGCCCGATCGGCGGCGTGCCCAAGGTTAGCGCCCATGGCCAGGGCGGCCTGATGGACGTGGCGCTCGCGCCGGACTTTGCGACATCTCGCAAACTCTATTTCACCGCCGCCATCGCCAACAGCCAGGGCTCCGGCACCGAAGCCTTCAGCGCCACGCTTTCCACTGACGAGAAGACACTCGACGCCGTGAGGCCTATCTTCACAATGCGGCGCTTCACCTCGGGCAATATCCAGTACGGCTCGCGCATCGCGATTGCTCCCGACGGCTCGCTGTTCATCAGCGTCGGCGATCGCGGCAACCGCGACCGCTCGCAGAACTGGCAGGACGATGCCGGCTCGATCATCCACATCAATGCCGATAGCAGCATCCCTGCCGACAATCCATTCAAGGATGGGGGCAAGGCGCTGCCGGAAATCTGGTCGAAAGGCCACCGCAACCCGCAGGGCATCACCTTCGACGCCAAGGATGGCAAGCTCTATACCGTCGAACACGGCGCGCGTGGCGGCGACGAGATCAACCAGCCCGAGGCCGGCAAGAATTACGGTTGGCCGATCATCACCTATGGCCGCGACTATTCGGGTGCCGAGATCGGCGAAGGCACCGCCAAAGAAGGGCTGCAACAGCCGCTGCATTATTGGGATCCTTCGATCGCGCCTGGCGCCCTCGTCGTCTATCGCGGTGCCATGTTTCCGGAATGGGACGGCAATTTCCTCGTCGCGGCGCTGAAGTTCCAGCTGCTCTCGCGCATGCAGCGTGACGACAGTGGCGCCTTCGTTGCCGAGGAGCGCCTGTTCGAGGGTGAATACGGCCGCATCCGCGACGTTGTCGTCGCACCCGACGGCGCCCTGCTGATGGTGACGGACGAGGACGACGGCGCGCTGCTCAGGATCTCAAGAGCCCAAGCCCGTAACGGCTGA
- a CDS encoding pyridoxal phosphate-dependent aminotransferase: MAFLADALSRVKPSATIAVSQKARELKAKGRDVIGLGAGEPDFDTPDNIKTAAIDAINRGETKYTPVSGIPELRKAIAAKFKRENGLNYSWEQTIVGTGGKQILFNAFMATLNPGDEVVIPAPYWVSYPEMVALCGGTPVFVSATQEHNFKLQAADLEKVITPKTKWFIFNSPSNPTGAAYTQDELKALTDVLMKHPQVWVLTDDMYEHLTYGDFKFVTPVEVEPKLYDRTLTMNGVSKAYAMTGWRIGYAAGPIQLIKAMDMIQGQQTSGATSIAQWAAVEALNGTQDFIPQNKKIFEGRRDLVVSMLNQAKGIVCPVPEGAFYVYPSCAGLIGKTAPSGKVIETDEDFVSELLETEGVAVVHGSAFGLGPNFRISYATSEEQLEEACRRIQRFCGACK, translated from the coding sequence ATGGCTTTCCTTGCCGATGCTCTTTCCCGTGTGAAGCCTTCAGCCACCATCGCCGTCTCCCAGAAAGCGCGCGAGCTGAAAGCAAAAGGACGTGACGTCATCGGCCTCGGCGCGGGTGAACCGGATTTCGATACGCCCGATAATATCAAGACGGCTGCCATCGACGCGATCAACCGCGGCGAAACGAAGTATACCCCGGTTTCCGGCATTCCCGAGCTGCGCAAGGCGATCGCCGCCAAGTTCAAGCGCGAGAACGGCCTCAACTATTCCTGGGAGCAGACGATCGTCGGCACCGGCGGCAAGCAGATTCTTTTCAACGCCTTCATGGCAACGCTGAACCCCGGCGACGAAGTCGTCATCCCAGCGCCTTACTGGGTTTCCTATCCTGAGATGGTGGCGCTGTGCGGCGGCACGCCGGTTTTCGTTTCGGCCACCCAGGAGCATAACTTCAAGCTCCAGGCGGCCGATCTCGAAAAGGTGATCACGCCGAAGACCAAGTGGTTCATCTTCAACTCGCCGTCCAACCCGACGGGGGCGGCCTATACGCAGGACGAGCTGAAGGCGCTGACGGATGTGCTGATGAAGCATCCTCAGGTCTGGGTGCTGACCGACGACATGTACGAGCACCTGACCTATGGCGACTTCAAGTTCGTCACGCCCGTGGAGGTCGAGCCGAAGCTCTACGACCGCACGCTGACGATGAACGGCGTCTCCAAGGCCTATGCGATGACCGGCTGGCGTATCGGCTATGCGGCCGGCCCGATCCAGCTCATCAAGGCCATGGACATGATCCAGGGTCAGCAGACCTCGGGTGCGACGTCGATCGCCCAGTGGGCGGCTGTCGAAGCGCTGAACGGCACGCAGGACTTCATCCCCCAGAACAAGAAGATCTTCGAAGGCCGTCGCGATCTCGTCGTTTCGATGCTGAATCAGGCCAAGGGTATTGTCTGCCCGGTGCCGGAAGGCGCCTTCTATGTTTATCCGTCCTGCGCCGGGCTGATCGGCAAGACGGCTCCTTCAGGCAAGGTGATCGAGACGGACGAGGATTTCGTTTCCGAGCTTCTGGAAACGGAGGGCGTTGCCGTCGTTCACGGTTCGGCCTTCGGTCTCGGCCCGAACTTCCGCATCTCCTACGCGACTTCGGAAGAGCAGCTCGAGGAAGCTTGCCGCCGCATCCAGCGCTTCTGCGGCGCCTGCAAGTAA
- a CDS encoding calcium:proton antiporter — translation MGIASRFKEEKFLVAALAVAVLAYLLEHAVIGMGRGVALIAAVALVGTIVLASIRVAHHAELLAVKVGDPYGTMILTLSAVAVEVIILAIMMGGESSPTLVRDTIYSALMLDINGILGLAALLGGLKHGEQPYNDNSGKTYGVMILTAMGISMIVPEFVPSDKWHYYSAFTIVAMIALYGLFLRMQVGQHSYFFSYSYPRSERKKESPDEHGPDESAAISIATILVGVVIIGLLAEFMAAFMTEGLRDSGAPIAVTAVVVAAISAAPEILTALRAALRNRMQATVNIAMGASLSTVILTVPVMEAIALYTGQPFIMAMTPVQTVMVAITLIAAAINLNDGETNAIEGMTHFILFATFVMLTALGL, via the coding sequence TTGGGGATCGCGTCACGCTTTAAAGAGGAAAAGTTTCTGGTCGCCGCACTTGCCGTTGCAGTGCTCGCCTATCTCTTGGAACACGCAGTGATCGGGATGGGGCGCGGCGTCGCGCTGATTGCCGCCGTCGCCCTGGTCGGCACCATCGTGCTCGCCTCGATCCGTGTTGCCCATCACGCCGAACTGCTCGCCGTCAAGGTTGGCGATCCCTACGGCACGATGATCCTGACGCTCTCGGCTGTAGCCGTCGAAGTCATCATCCTCGCCATCATGATGGGCGGGGAGAGTTCGCCGACGCTGGTGCGCGACACGATCTACTCGGCCCTGATGCTTGATATCAACGGCATTCTCGGCCTGGCCGCCCTACTCGGCGGCCTCAAGCACGGCGAACAGCCCTATAACGACAATTCCGGCAAGACCTACGGCGTGATGATCCTCACCGCCATGGGCATTTCGATGATCGTGCCGGAATTCGTGCCCAGCGACAAATGGCACTATTATTCCGCCTTCACCATCGTCGCGATGATCGCGCTCTACGGCCTCTTCCTGCGCATGCAGGTTGGCCAGCACAGCTATTTCTTCAGCTACAGCTACCCGCGGTCCGAACGCAAGAAGGAAAGTCCGGACGAGCATGGCCCCGACGAGTCGGCGGCGATCTCGATCGCCACCATTCTGGTCGGCGTCGTCATCATCGGCTTGCTGGCGGAATTCATGGCGGCCTTCATGACCGAAGGCCTGCGCGACAGCGGCGCCCCGATCGCCGTGACCGCCGTGGTCGTCGCGGCAATTTCGGCCGCGCCCGAGATCCTCACCGCATTAAGGGCGGCACTCAGGAACCGCATGCAGGCGACGGTCAACATCGCCATGGGCGCCTCGCTGTCGACGGTCATCCTGACGGTGCCCGTCATGGAGGCGATCGCGCTCTATACCGGCCAGCCCTTCATCATGGCGATGACGCCGGTGCAGACGGTGATGGTGGCGATCACGCTGATTGCCGCGGCGATCAACCTCAACGACGGCGAGACCAACGCCATCGAGGGCATGACGCATTTCATCCTCTTCGCCACCTTCGTCATGCTGACGGCACTTGGGCTTTGA
- a CDS encoding glycosyltransferase family 8 protein produces the protein MQQSAVIVCSDVNMLPAACCTLLSVKRNLSGPAVEFLLLGIDLKPNEIAEVGNFARLHDMAIRVLPYNTPDTALQARGRWSGATLARLYMDLHIPDHIERLLYLDADVLAVAPVDDLFAMDLQGKALAAIDDYVMAFPQKAGARQRKIGMGEGGRYFNAGVLLFDWSACRSRGLFARTREIFEERSHLFENNDQDALNVTFDGDWLVLDPRWNTQTGLLPFVGRPAIIHFTGRKKPWQATVPWVHRRMAKHYIEDLSNTPWASFCRQPSMTGRVAGFLSHLGKRIGGLTRLARTRAYFSNS, from the coding sequence TTGCAGCAGAGTGCCGTGATCGTCTGTTCGGATGTCAACATGCTGCCTGCCGCCTGCTGCACCCTGCTTTCCGTCAAGCGCAATCTCTCAGGCCCTGCCGTGGAGTTCCTGCTTCTCGGCATCGACCTCAAGCCGAACGAGATCGCCGAGGTGGGAAATTTCGCGCGGCTGCATGACATGGCGATCAGGGTGCTGCCCTACAATACGCCGGATACGGCGCTGCAGGCGCGGGGCCGCTGGTCAGGCGCGACATTGGCACGCCTCTACATGGATCTGCATATACCCGATCATATCGAGCGCCTGCTCTATCTCGACGCCGATGTGCTTGCGGTTGCGCCGGTCGACGACCTCTTCGCCATGGATTTGCAGGGCAAGGCGCTTGCCGCCATAGACGATTATGTCATGGCCTTTCCCCAGAAGGCCGGTGCACGGCAGCGGAAGATCGGCATGGGCGAGGGCGGCCGCTATTTCAATGCGGGCGTGCTGCTGTTCGACTGGTCGGCCTGTCGGTCGAGGGGGCTTTTTGCCAGGACACGGGAGATCTTCGAGGAGCGGTCGCATCTTTTCGAGAATAACGACCAGGATGCGCTGAACGTTACTTTCGATGGCGACTGGCTGGTGCTCGATCCGCGCTGGAACACGCAGACCGGCCTGCTGCCTTTCGTCGGCCGGCCGGCGATCATCCATTTCACCGGCCGCAAAAAGCCGTGGCAGGCGACTGTGCCGTGGGTGCATCGGCGGATGGCCAAGCACTATATCGAGGATCTCAGCAATACACCGTGGGCCTCTTTCTGCAGGCAGCCGTCGATGACGGGTCGGGTTGCGGGTTTCCTCTCGCATTTGGGAAAGCGCATCGGCGGGCTGACGCGGCTGGCACGAACGCGCGCCTATTTCAGCAACAGCTAG
- a CDS encoding marine proteobacterial sortase target protein encodes MFLEDEFIIGRIRARRISVSVLVAVTAFAACIAAMLALASAARAGQTPQASAQLAALVRPNDVNSGSLLFPSKEPGFYVEAPRLKSDVAIDVSGPIARVKVTQRFQNPSQGWVEGTYVFPLPDNSAVDALKMQIGERFIEGQIKPRQEAREIYEQAKAEGKKTALLEQQRPNIFTNQVANIGPGETIVVQIEYQQMIHQSGGEFSLRFPMVVAPRYNPAPIVQTVEFNNGAGFATPRDPVQNRDKIEAPVLDPRENARINPVALTVYLKAGFPLGDVKSSFHAVDISQDGDQARTISLKADSVPADKDFELTWKAAPGKMPSAGLFHEVIDGKTYLLAFVTPPTAPDAAAPPARREVVFVIDNSGSMSGPSIEQARQSLALAISKLNPDDRFNVIRFDDTMTDYFKGLVTATPDNREKAIAYVRGLTADGGTEMLPALQAALRNQGPVASGALRQVVFLTDGAIGNEQQLFQEITANRGDARVFTVGIGSAPNTYFMTKAAEMGRGTFTAIGSTDQVASRMGELFAKLQNPAMTDITATFEGIAAENITPNPMPDLYSGEPVVLTAELPEERPAGKLQIIGKTGDQPWRVEMDIANAADGSGISKLWARRKIDDLEARAYERQDPAALDKDIETVALAHHLVSRVTSLVAVDVTPSRPVDQPLGSTKLPLNLPDGWDFDKVSGENPAPLGGAERHGSATPAGNAGPEQAETQALVASPEIANMMAAAPTAKAATMIAQKSSTVTLPQTATRADEQIIRGLTMLLLALSAASGLAVWRRRIKRIIAVGAKRNGL; translated from the coding sequence ATGTTTCTGGAAGATGAGTTTATCATAGGGCGCATTCGTGCGCGCCGAATTTCCGTTTCAGTCCTTGTTGCCGTCACCGCCTTTGCAGCCTGCATCGCCGCGATGCTGGCGCTTGCCTCCGCCGCCCGCGCCGGGCAGACGCCGCAGGCATCCGCACAGCTCGCAGCGCTTGTCCGGCCGAACGACGTCAATAGCGGCTCGCTGCTCTTTCCGTCGAAGGAGCCTGGCTTCTATGTCGAAGCGCCGCGGCTGAAGAGTGATGTCGCAATCGATGTCTCCGGCCCGATCGCCAGGGTGAAGGTGACGCAGCGCTTCCAGAATCCGAGCCAGGGTTGGGTCGAAGGCACCTACGTCTTCCCGCTGCCGGACAATTCCGCCGTCGACGCGCTGAAAATGCAGATCGGCGAACGCTTCATCGAAGGCCAGATCAAGCCGCGCCAGGAAGCCCGCGAGATCTACGAGCAGGCCAAGGCCGAGGGCAAGAAGACAGCGTTGCTCGAACAGCAGCGGCCGAACATCTTCACCAACCAGGTCGCCAATATCGGTCCCGGCGAAACCATCGTCGTCCAGATCGAATACCAGCAGATGATCCACCAGTCGGGCGGCGAGTTCTCGCTGCGCTTCCCGATGGTCGTCGCACCGCGCTACAATCCGGCGCCGATCGTCCAGACCGTCGAGTTCAACAACGGCGCCGGTTTCGCCACCCCGCGCGACCCGGTGCAAAACCGCGACAAGATCGAAGCCCCGGTGCTTGATCCGCGTGAGAACGCCAGGATCAATCCAGTCGCGCTAACAGTCTACCTGAAAGCCGGCTTCCCGCTTGGCGACGTCAAATCCTCCTTCCATGCGGTCGATATCAGCCAGGACGGCGACCAGGCGAGAACGATCAGCCTGAAGGCAGACTCCGTTCCCGCCGACAAGGATTTCGAGCTCACTTGGAAAGCCGCTCCCGGCAAGATGCCGAGCGCCGGCCTCTTCCACGAGGTGATTGATGGTAAGACCTATTTGCTCGCCTTCGTCACCCCGCCCACGGCCCCGGATGCGGCAGCACCGCCGGCAAGACGCGAGGTGGTCTTCGTCATCGATAATTCCGGCTCGATGTCCGGCCCGTCTATCGAGCAGGCAAGGCAGAGCCTGGCGCTTGCCATCTCCAAGCTGAACCCCGACGACCGCTTCAACGTCATCCGTTTCGACGATACGATGACCGATTACTTCAAGGGTCTCGTCACTGCCACCCCTGACAATCGCGAAAAGGCGATCGCCTATGTCAGAGGCCTGACAGCCGACGGCGGCACGGAAATGCTGCCTGCCTTGCAGGCTGCGCTTCGTAACCAGGGACCGGTCGCAAGCGGAGCGCTGCGCCAGGTCGTGTTCCTGACGGATGGCGCGATCGGCAACGAACAGCAGCTTTTCCAGGAAATCACCGCAAACCGCGGCGATGCCCGCGTCTTCACCGTCGGCATCGGTTCGGCGCCGAACACCTATTTCATGACCAAGGCTGCCGAGATGGGCCGCGGCACCTTCACGGCGATCGGCTCGACCGACCAGGTGGCAAGCCGCATGGGCGAGCTTTTCGCCAAGCTGCAGAACCCAGCCATGACCGATATCACTGCCACCTTCGAAGGCATCGCAGCCGAGAATATCACGCCAAACCCGATGCCGGACCTCTATAGCGGCGAGCCCGTCGTGCTGACCGCGGAGCTGCCTGAGGAGAGGCCCGCCGGCAAGCTGCAGATCATCGGCAAGACAGGCGACCAGCCCTGGCGCGTCGAGATGGATATCGCCAATGCCGCCGACGGCAGCGGCATTTCCAAGCTCTGGGCACGCCGCAAGATCGACGATTTGGAGGCCCGTGCCTATGAGCGTCAGGATCCGGCCGCACTCGACAAGGATATCGAGACCGTGGCGCTCGCCCATCACCTCGTCTCCCGCGTCACCAGCCTGGTCGCCGTCGACGTCACCCCGTCTCGCCCGGTCGATCAGCCGCTCGGCTCGACCAAGCTGCCGCTCAACCTGCCGGATGGTTGGGACTTCGATAAAGTCTCCGGCGAAAACCCTGCCCCTCTTGGCGGCGCGGAGCGCCATGGCTCGGCTACGCCGGCAGGAAACGCCGGACCGGAGCAGGCCGAAACGCAGGCACTTGTCGCGTCGCCTGAGATCGCAAACATGATGGCCGCAGCCCCAACCGCCAAGGCGGCCACCATGATCGCGCAGAAGAGTTCGACCGTGACCCTGCCGCAGACGGCGACGCGCGCCGACGAGCAGATCATCCGCGGGCTTACCATGCTGCTCCTGGCACTGTCGGCGGCAAGCGGGCTGGCCGTCTGGCGGCGGCGGATCAAGCGCATTATCGCGGTCGGAGCCAAGCGCAATGGTCTCTAG
- a CDS encoding LysR family transcriptional regulator, with product MNVEPSWDFYRSFLTVLQQGSLSAAARELGLTQPTIGRHVDALELAIGAELFTRSPNGLLPTDAALALKPYAETLAATTAALLRTASGQRDHVAGTVRISASEVIAVEVLPGILGPLQEIYPELQIELSASDTIEDLVNRAADIAVRMAEPQQGALVVRRIGDIPLGFHAHRRYLERYGIPQTLADLANHRLIGFDRQTAYVRMVMKRYAVPGIEFVFRSDSNLAQLSAIRAGVGIGICQTGLARENPDLVHILPKAFSIPLGTWVAMHESLKSSPRCRATFDVLVRGLQDYHRYSTSA from the coding sequence ATGAATGTCGAACCGAGTTGGGATTTCTACCGCAGTTTCCTGACCGTGCTCCAGCAGGGGTCGCTTTCGGCCGCCGCCCGCGAACTGGGGTTGACTCAACCGACCATAGGCCGCCATGTCGATGCTCTGGAACTGGCAATCGGCGCCGAACTCTTCACCCGCTCACCGAACGGGCTGCTGCCGACCGACGCCGCATTGGCACTGAAGCCCTATGCCGAAACGCTGGCGGCAACCACCGCCGCCCTTTTGCGCACCGCATCCGGCCAGCGCGATCACGTGGCGGGAACGGTCAGGATCAGCGCCAGCGAGGTCATCGCCGTCGAAGTGCTGCCCGGGATTCTCGGACCGCTGCAGGAGATTTATCCGGAACTTCAAATCGAGCTCTCGGCTTCCGATACGATCGAGGACCTGGTGAACCGCGCGGCCGATATCGCCGTGCGCATGGCCGAGCCACAGCAGGGTGCGCTCGTCGTGCGCCGCATCGGCGATATCCCGCTCGGCTTTCACGCCCATCGCCGCTATCTCGAACGATACGGCATTCCGCAGACCCTGGCTGACCTCGCAAACCACCGGCTCATCGGCTTCGACCGGCAGACGGCCTATGTCCGCATGGTGATGAAACGTTATGCGGTGCCTGGCATCGAGTTCGTCTTCCGCTCCGACAGCAACCTCGCCCAACTTTCGGCGATCCGTGCTGGCGTTGGCATCGGCATCTGCCAGACAGGGCTCGCGCGTGAAAATCCCGACCTTGTTCACATCCTGCCTAAAGCCTTCAGCATACCGCTCGGCACGTGGGTGGCGATGCACGAGAGCCTGAAGTCTTCGCCGCGCTGCCGCGCCACCTTTGATGTATTGGTCAGGGGGCTTCAGGACTATCACCGATATTCGACCAGCGCATAA
- a CDS encoding type II toxin-antitoxin system Phd/YefM family antitoxin, translating into MKTVSIRDAKNRLTELAREVEEGETIVVTRNGRPVFDLVPHQKRGGLNLEAGEAYLRSKGITRTEMYIADDFDDPLPEDFLLKPLP; encoded by the coding sequence ATGAAGACCGTTTCGATCCGCGATGCGAAGAACCGCCTGACCGAGCTGGCCCGCGAGGTTGAGGAAGGCGAGACCATTGTCGTGACGCGAAACGGCCGGCCGGTGTTCGATCTCGTGCCGCATCAAAAACGCGGTGGTTTGAACTTGGAGGCTGGCGAAGCCTATCTTCGTTCCAAGGGTATCACCAGGACAGAGATGTATATAGCCGACGACTTCGACGATCCTTTGCCGGAGGATTTTCTTCTCAAGCCGCTGCCGTGA
- a CDS encoding DUF2188 domain-containing protein, which produces MIKVVYEVVPHDGGWAYRLGGVYSEAFPTHAEALEAARIVAAEQQVGGDSAEISWQDENGKWHEEYAEGGDRPETEVVDGLWKDRTAEASQGI; this is translated from the coding sequence ATGATCAAGGTGGTCTACGAAGTCGTGCCGCATGACGGCGGCTGGGCCTACAGGCTGGGAGGTGTCTATTCCGAGGCATTCCCGACCCATGCCGAGGCGCTCGAAGCTGCGCGCATAGTCGCGGCCGAACAGCAGGTCGGCGGCGATTCCGCCGAGATCAGTTGGCAGGACGAGAACGGCAAATGGCATGAGGAATATGCCGAGGGCGGCGACCGGCCGGAAACCGAAGTGGTGGACGGCCTGTGGAAGGACCGTACGGCCGAAGCCTCGCAAGGCATTTGA
- a CDS encoding GrpB family protein yields the protein MITHSPVELVPHDPQWPQAFQRIRDRLLALLPQALSIDHIGSTSIPGMTAKPLIDIDIVLPGLGHIEGATRVLLAEGYEPRGNRYDDEVWAFLSKGSAPAERVYLCPEGNGTHRNRLAFRDYLIAHPQAAADYAALKRRLAAEFRMDGDRYTAHKREFVDAIVAWALTGDA from the coding sequence ATGATAACGCACAGCCCGGTTGAACTCGTGCCTCACGATCCGCAATGGCCGCAAGCCTTCCAGCGCATCCGCGACAGGCTGCTGGCCTTGCTGCCGCAGGCGCTCTCCATCGATCACATCGGCAGCACGTCCATACCGGGCATGACAGCCAAGCCGCTTATCGATATCGACATCGTTCTTCCCGGCCTCGGGCATATCGAGGGCGCCACACGCGTGCTCCTGGCAGAAGGCTACGAGCCACGCGGCAACCGCTATGACGACGAGGTCTGGGCGTTTCTATCGAAAGGTTCAGCGCCGGCGGAACGGGTCTATCTTTGCCCTGAAGGTAACGGCACGCATCGAAACAGGCTGGCTTTCCGGGATTATCTCATCGCGCATCCGCAAGCGGCGGCCGATTATGCCGCGCTCAAACGCAGGCTGGCAGCCGAATTCAGGATGGACGGCGACCGCTACACTGCGCATAAGCGCGAATTCGTCGATGCGATCGTCGCGTGGGCATTGACGGGCGATGCTTAG
- a CDS encoding class GN sortase, producing the protein MVSRLSASQNEEAAEFEPLPTYLELAMAAATAYDRPKPRQRKGFFLWRLSSIEKTIAFAIAGLALYGLALIGDGFLLKAKAELSQVLLKRAFAAELQGKETKPWPWADFTTEAKVRAPRLGKEAIVLSGASGEALAFGPAWLVNTPQPGEEGTSVIAAHRDTHFRWLQYIRPGDTIEVTRRDGKLLTFKAGEGRIAPWDANGIDPSSDGRRLVLTTCWPFNATERGPLRYILEAELVDDQATGSVQPVNTKPLLQTE; encoded by the coding sequence ATGGTCTCTAGGCTCTCCGCAAGCCAAAACGAGGAAGCGGCCGAATTCGAGCCGCTTCCAACCTATCTGGAACTCGCCATGGCCGCCGCCACGGCCTATGACAGGCCGAAGCCTCGCCAGCGGAAGGGGTTCTTCCTCTGGCGTCTTTCTTCGATCGAAAAGACGATCGCCTTTGCCATCGCCGGCCTTGCCCTCTATGGCCTGGCGCTGATCGGCGACGGCTTCCTGCTGAAGGCGAAGGCGGAGCTTTCCCAGGTTCTGCTGAAACGCGCCTTCGCCGCCGAACTGCAGGGGAAAGAGACAAAACCCTGGCCCTGGGCGGATTTCACCACGGAGGCCAAGGTGCGTGCCCCGCGCCTCGGCAAGGAGGCGATCGTGCTCTCCGGCGCCTCCGGCGAAGCTCTCGCCTTCGGTCCGGCCTGGCTCGTCAACACGCCACAGCCGGGCGAGGAAGGCACCTCCGTGATTGCCGCCCATCGCGACACGCATTTCCGCTGGCTGCAATATATAAGGCCCGGTGATACGATCGAGGTCACCCGCCGCGACGGCAAACTATTGACCTTTAAGGCCGGCGAGGGCCGCATCGCCCCGTGGGATGCCAACGGCATCGATCCCTCCTCCGATGGCCGTCGCCTGGTGCTGACCACTTGCTGGCCCTTCAATGCCACCGAACGCGGGCCGCTGCGCTACATCCTTGAGGCAGAATTGGTCGACGACCAGGCGACGGGCTCGGTTCAACCGGTAAACACAAAGCCGTTATTGCAGACCGAATGA
- a CDS encoding type II toxin-antitoxin system VapC family toxin codes for MRVLLDTHMIIAIVQRKLTDRFPDVQRVLLHAATEGFVSVASLWEIAIKTRLGKLQPGLALDVIPAYLQGTGLTILPIDIAHVIMAADPEPETRDPFDRLLLAQCKVEGLQLATVDRLLVDHPLALRL; via the coding sequence ATGCGTGTGCTACTCGACACGCATATGATCATCGCAATCGTTCAACGAAAGCTGACGGACCGTTTTCCTGATGTCCAACGTGTGCTTTTGCACGCTGCGACCGAAGGTTTCGTCAGCGTCGCGAGCCTTTGGGAAATCGCGATAAAGACACGACTTGGCAAGTTGCAGCCTGGACTCGCCCTGGACGTTATTCCAGCCTACCTGCAGGGCACGGGGCTGACGATCCTGCCCATCGATATCGCACACGTCATCATGGCCGCCGACCCGGAACCGGAGACGCGTGATCCCTTCGATCGCCTGCTGCTTGCGCAATGCAAGGTCGAGGGGCTGCAGCTTGCGACAGTCGACCGGCTGCTCGTTGATCATCCATTGGCGCTGCGGCTCTAA